The genomic interval agagaggcgGTGGTTCAATCGTGTTGGCATTTTGTACCCTAGATCGCCATATTTATAGACGTTGACTCCATTAGCCGGTTAACCCGCACGAGTTACCGGTTGTTGCCGGTTATGTTGGGAAAGAGCTGAGACAAGCAATGTTTtcatgtgatttttcttttcttacaaGTTTCTGGAAGGGTAGATTCGGATATTTCCATGGGAATTGTTCCCAAAGGGCTGATTCAAGATTTTGCCCTCTTTTGTTGATGGGTTGCTTTTAGTTTTGTGGGCTTGGATTTTTTTGGCTTGGTGGGCTTTAATTACCATCTTAGCCTTGCTCGTGATAAAACGATATCAAATTTAATCTGAACTCGATTTCGATATCAAGTCAAGTATTCCAATTGATCGAATAACCAGCGTATCGTAAATtcaaagtgaaaaagaatGTTACAGAATCTAATATGGAATAAGTAAGAGGGTCTTGTACTGCTTATcccatattttttcttttctgatatgctttaaaattaacataaatgGCACATTTTATGTAAGTATCAGATAAAGCCACCATTAACACGAATGACCTGACCATTAACCCATTCGCTAGCATCAGTGGCCAAGAACCCAACAACGGGGGCAACATCCTGGCTCTGGCCAAGCCGGCCATGTGGGCACTCATCGATTGCTCTCTGCACCATTTCCTCTGTCTTACCTGCAAACTACGTATCTGTTGCAATTGGCCCTGGTGACACACAGTTTGCGGTCTTCCTTGGAGCATAAGAAAGCCCCCCTTGTGTTTACAGTGAAATGAAATATGATGTATAACTTCATAATCTATTTAACTCATACACGATCTTACGTTCTTGGACTTGTTAGCATAGCATTGTTACCTCAGGATTCTATCGAACTCTTCCACTGGAGTGTCGGCTACGGAGATACCCTTATCGTTGCTAACACCAGCTGAGTTGACCGAGATGTAGGGCTGGGAGTTAAAGAACTGTTCAGCTATGTCGAAGAGGGACTTGACCTGGCTAGGATCGGAGACATCGGCTTGGACTGTCAAGGCTAGTGGGGTGTTaccaagaaaagaagaattaatCTCTGCCGTCACAAGATCTGCTTGGACCTTGTTGGACGTGTAATTGATGACTAGTTTGGCTCCAAGGGAGGCCAGATGGAGAGCTATGGCTCGGCCGATGCCGCGGGAGGCACCGGTGACTATAGCTACTCGGTCATGTAGAGGGAGAGATGAGTTTGGGATGGGATTGCCACTGGTGCTGGTAGCCATGGTGCAGTACCGGTGGTCCACTAAGAAGAGTGTAACATGATCAAAATGGAACAAGAAAAGCAGTTGTCAGCTTTTTGAGTGGGTCTGAAACTAGATGTGACATGTCGAGTGGCGACAAGGAACCATTGGAAGCAGAAAAAAATATCTGTTTGATGAAGTCACAAAGTGCGTCAAAGTGGCAAAAATAGTCCTGACAAAGAAGAGGACTGAAATTGAAGGATTACTGAGCATAAATCACCAAGGGCTTGCGTTGAGTTCCATGTACACTGTCTGAATCGTGAATTTTGTATAAAtaagagataaaataaatttaaaatttataaataaaaatatttttctgatttttgAATTAGAAATGAGACTGTAAtaaatgatataaaaaaaactcaacTGGAATTCCATGAGAAATAATGGAGTCGAAAGTACACAATTTTCGCTTACAATTAGTGGATGCCAACGGCAAAACCTACTAAACCTGACTGGATAAAGAAACGATGAACAAAGCAGCTAAGCATATTGAACGTTTGCAAATCCATGAATAGAAACTCTGTTAAGAAGCAAGGATTGACTAACCAGCAAGGGCAGAACTTTGCTTCCCTGTTATGACTCAGACACAATCATCTTACTGATATGAAGTATTTACAAACAATCCACTATTGTGCAGCAGGAGGTATTGCAGAAGACTAAATAGGCATAAAAGAGCTGTTAACTATAATGGAAGTCCCTGATTTAGAGAAGGAAAGGGGTGAGATATTACAAAAATCCATTGTCTAAATTTGTCTTCACAAGATATCATCGTATCTTGTCTGTATGGATTTGGTCCTTGATCTTCACAATGCATGTGGCATGATGTGATAAGTAATCATACATAGCCACCATTAACACGAATGATCTGCCCATTAACCCAGTCACTAGCATCAGTAGCCGAGAACCCAACAACAGGGGCAACATCATCACTCTGACCAAGCCGATTATGTGGACACTCATCGATCACTCTCTGCACCATTTCTTCACTCTTCCCTGCAAAGAACATCTCTGTTGCAATTGGCCCTGGTGCCACACAGTTTGCAGTGATGCCAGCCCCCTTGAGTTCCTTTgccattatttttatcattgcCTCTATTGCTGCCTTTGACGCTGCGTATGCTCCAAATCCAGGCCTTAGAGCAGCCACCATTGACGATGACAGCAATATAATTCGCCCTCCACCACCACGTTTCAGCCTATTTGCTGCTTCCTTGGCGCACAAGAATGCCCCTCTCGTGTTTACACTAAAACAACATATGCAGAACTAAATAAGGTAAGGGTACTCAAGAAATGAATCTAACTTTCTTTCGCCTCAATTACATCAAAGCACAAATAAGAATTTCAGTGAATGCAGCCACCTCAAAATGTCTATAATCTCTTAACATGTTGCATCTCACCGATATGGATTCCAATACTCAAATGCAAAAGCCTGTAAATGACCCTTACCGTAACAGAAATCTATGGAGCATTAAGGAAAAAGCAGGGTATTTTTACGACTTGTTATGGTACCATGCCACCTGCAGCATGTCTAAAATTCCATGTATACTTACAACTACAGGCTATTAAAACCTACAATTTTGCAGTAATCAACCTAATTTATCAATGGATATTACTTGTTCTTCATACCAAGAGATTGACCAAGAGGTCTGAACTTCAGCAGTATGGTATGTATTAGACTCTTAATACtatttgttttatatgaacACCCAAACTAGCTGATTTATGACATTGTGCACTGAGTCTTAACAACATGTGCATAGTCACATGATTCTAAGACATAACTTCCAATTCCTAAACAAAGTAAACCCCTTAATTTCAGAATTTGCATCCTTATTTTCCCATTGACCAATCAATTAAGATAATGTTCTTCACCCCAAGAAAACTACCACTGCAAAATAATGTTCCACATTTCTCCATAGTTAACTCCAATCTACTAAGCAAATTCtaaatttctcatatttttaatcaaaatcataaaattttgtaCAAGTGACATGAGTACCTGAAAATGCGGTCAAAGTCCTCCAAGGAAGTGTCGGCAATTTTGGGGTACTTAGGATCCAACACTCCAGCTGAGTTCACCAGGACGTGAATCTCCGAGCCAAACGCCTGCTCAGCCGAGTCAAACAAAAGCTTGACCTGGGCGGGGTCCGAAACATCCGCTTTGACCGTAACAGCTCGGGGGCTGTCACCAGGGTAACGAGTATTGATCTGGGTAGCTACGCGATCGGCTTGTTCGGAGCTCGAGGTGTAATTGATAACGAGTTTGGCACCGAGTTCAGCCAGGTGAGTGGCTATAACTCTGCCCATGCCACGAGATGACCCGGTTACTATAGCAACTCGATCTTTGAGTGGGAGAGGGTTGGTGCTGGTGGTGGTGGAAGCCATGGGAAtcaaaaaagattaaaacttggaagaaattgaagaaatgagAGAGATACTGAAAATTTGGGTTTTGTATAGTATTTAATGAAAGGTGGAAAGAGTTTTGAGATTCTGAAATCTACTGTTTTCAGGAATTGCTACTTGTTACCTTATCTTTATTGTGCCAGAAGTAGCGTTTGAGTTGATATTGTCCTTGTTTCCTTGTTGGTCCTTTTTTAACCAGTTGTCCTGTTGGAGCACATTTACTGCTTGGTTGACTGGTGACTTACATCCATACCACATGATATTTCTAAAAATGGATACTTCCAAGGCTTACTAGAGTACAAAAGTACAAGGCAATGGAGAAGAGAATTGGAACTGTAATGGCTTTTTGAATCTCTCATGTCTCATCTCATATGGTTCACCATTTTGGTATCAGAATCTAAAGTTGGCAAGTTTTAGCTCTAGGGGTTAAGGGGTTAAGCTCATTTCTTGAGTTGAGTTCCATTTGATAACAATTTAAGATGTAgaagttatgaaaattatttttctaccaTAATTAACAGAGAAAATTTCCAGCTTCCAGtgctatttatttattgataaaataatactaTGAAACATGGGGGAAAAACCATTCATCAAGAtcaaagaggaaaagaaaaggagagagagCAGCATGACGCTGTTTATACAACAACTCCTCCATTGACTCTGATTACCTGCCCATTGGTCCACTCTCCAGCATCACTAGATAAAAATCCCACTATCCCTGCTATATCCTTGGGCTCACCTAATCGACCTAAAGGGCAAGCATCCGCAAATCTCTTGATGGTTTCTTCGGTTTTACCAGCAAAGAACAACTCTGTGGCTACTGGTCCTGGAGCAACACAATTAGCAGTTATTCTTGTGCCTTTGAGCTCCTTAGCCAATATCTTCGTCATAGCCTCAACAGCTGCCTTGGAAGCAACATAAGCTGCGTATCCTGGTAGGAGAGATCCCACGAGAGAGGTGGAGATCATTATGATTCTTCCACCACCTTCACGTGTCAAGCGATTGGCTGCCTCACGACAACATAGGAATGATCCTTTAGTGTTGATATTAAATGTTGTATCCCAATCCTCGATTGTTGTATTTGCCAAGGTTGGATACTTTTGATCCATCACCCCAGCACAGTTGACAAGGATATGTATCTTTGAGCCAAATTCTTGTTCAGCTCTATCAAAGAGTGGCTTGACTTGCTCAGGATCCGAAACATCAGCTTTGATAGCAACTGCTCTTGGATGTTCAGGAGTATAAGAGGCATTCAGTTCAGATGCCAAAAGATCAGCTTGTGTAGAGTTTGAAGCATAATTGAGTGCAACTCTTGCACCAAGAGAATGGAGGTGAATGGCAATGGCACGGCCAATTCCACGAGAGCCGCCAGTTACTATTGCTACCCGGTCCTTGAGCGAAAGGGAAGATGATGATTCCTCCATGGCTGTTTCTGCTGCCAAAATGGTGAAATGGTGAGtttggaaatgagaaaaactGGAAAGAGCACTTATATGTTGGGATTTGGAAATGGATGGGTGTCAATAATATCTATATCTGATCAGAACAAAATGAAATCTGGACTGAGGGGCTTTAATGATTTGTAGCAGGTCAAGGCTCTGACGTGAAAGTATACTGTGACAGTTTCAAAAAATTGCACCCATTGCCAGAGGTGAAATAGGAATGGAAAATAATTCAGCCTTTGCACTAGACAACAAAATTACTATAAAACGAAAGTCAATTGGCATCTTTGAACAAACTCTTTAATGTAGCTAGAGTTTCAAGTTCTTTATTGAAACTTCAGAAAAGAGATTGATTTGCGTAAATGTCAATCAATTTTCTATTATAATATTTcagcaaaaataaaacaaaaaactttaTAGTATTAAACAAATCACACACTGTCATGGTTTTAGCTAGGCAGGTTAAATGCACCAtaaaacaaagcaaaagaaaggGTTGTTTGGGGAGTGAGTATACGTATTCCATGACGCATATATGACTGTGGAGCAGAATaggttttattaaaaaaactatTAGATATACCATAAAACAATTAGCAGGAGGCTGGTAAAAGATATGGACCTAGGATAGAGTTCAGTGTACACATGCTCTTTCCCtctctatttctttttaaggTTTAAAACTCCAAGGTTGGTGCTTAGGAGGAAAATGTTACCTTCTTGTCTAACATCAGAGCAGATAGCTTCTGGTTTTCTCGAGAGACAGCGACAGTGAGATATACTAGTTGTTGCATCTTGAACTTTTTCAAACTTCAACCCAGTAGCGGAAACAGGGAAGTGAGGCTCAAACAGAATAAGCTCATCAAATGTACTCTTGATGTTTTCTCCttgcaaagaaaaataaagagaatgaaaataaagcaAATGATCGTcattagaaaatgaaaaatgcttCACAAGCTTTTGAGGAGGTGGCTCAAAATATATGCAAAATTTACCAGTTATCTTTGCACAAGCAAACACCACTATTAAATAATGATCAGACAGCTCAGGTCTTGAAGGAAGCATCTTATAGAATATACAATAAACCAGAGCAAGAACTACGAAAGTAGAAGATAGCACTTGATAACAAGAAGTTTTGAAATTACAGCACATAAAGAATCTGTGCAGTCTTATATGAAGATAATTAAAGAAGGCATAATGCTTACCACAATGAATTGTGACTAAATGAAGCACAAAATCATCCTCAGGCATCAAATCAAGGTGCATTTTCAAAGCCCCATTAGGCCACCCAATTTCAATGTTAGTTTACCAGTAATCTCTGCATGAACAAGAGCCACCTTCAAAATGATGAAACCGGTATGCATCTCGTACTATAATCAGTTGATTAGATATCTTGGACACAAACTTGATCCAATTATGGCAATCATTACACACACGAAGATTCTTAATCACACGAACAGGAATTGCACTGGGCAAACTAAGGAGCCCAAAAGCAATAGCTAGCTTCTCACTGTGAATATGCACAGTCGGGTCCTTCTGTCCTTGTTCCACATCACTGAAACGGCTATAACGGTCTTGGACATAACCAATTTCAGCTGCTCGTTTATTAAGATCCTCTAAGTGCTCATATATCTTCTCAGCCAGTGGATGGAGCCGGTCACCTACAAAAAATGCATGGATTGAATTTTTAACCTCAATCCAGCTCTGAGCAGGCTCCTTTTTCACACCTCTTTCTTTCATCATTTGCCTTGTCTGGTCCCTAGAATCCCATTTCTTAGACACTGCATATAAATTAGAAAGGAGGACATAACTTGCTGAGTCTTGAGGTTCCAGTTTAAGAAGATGATGAGCAGCAAATTCTCCAATGTCTACATTCTTATGAACTGCACAAGCACTTAAGAGGGTCCTCCAAATGATGGCATCTGGTTCAATAGGCATATCCTCTACAAATTTTCTTGCACGGCACAAAAGACCAGCTCGGCCAAGAAGATCAACAACACAAGCATAATGTTCGGGTTTAGGCACTAAGCCATGTTCTTTGCTCATGGAGTCAAAGTAATCAAGGCCTTCATCCACCAAACCCACATGACTACAAGCTGATAAAACACCCACGAGAGTGACAGGATTTGGTGTCACACCAACCTGTTTCATCTTCTCAAAGAGATCTATTGCCTCAATGCCATATCCATGTTGAGAATAGCCCGTGATCATGGCATTCCATgaaacttcatttttttcagggatttccaaaaattctttttttgcaTCATCAATGCTACCGCACTTTGCATACAATGTAATCAAAACATTAGACGCTTCAATTTCCAAGTCATACCCTTTTTTTATGATCATCGCATGGATCTGCTTTCCTTGTTTTATATTAGCAGTATTAGCAGCAGCACTAACAGAGGAGATACAAGTATATAAAGTAGCTTCCAATCCAGCTTTATTCATCTGAGAAAAAACCTGCAATGCTTCCTCACAGAAGCCACTTTGTGTGAATCCTGATATCAACGCATTCCATGatatattatctttattatcaatttttttgaatgCTTTGTATGCATCTTGCCTCT from Theobroma cacao cultivar B97-61/B2 chromosome 5, Criollo_cocoa_genome_V2, whole genome shotgun sequence carries:
- the LOC108660444 gene encoding short-chain type dehydrogenase/reductase-like isoform X2 gives rise to the protein MHLDLMPEDDFVLHLVTIHCGENIKSTFDELILFEPHFPVSATGLKFEKVQDATTSISHCRCLSRKPEAICSDVRQEETAMEESSSSLSLKDRVAIVTGGSRGIGRAIAIHLHSLGARVALNYASNSTQADLLASELNASYTPEHPRAVAIKADVSDPEQVKPLFDRAEQEFGSKIHILVNCAGVMDQKYPTLANTTIEDWDTTFNINTKGSFLCCREAANRLTREGGGRIIMISTSLVGSLLPGYAAYVASKAAVEAMTKILAKELKGTRITANCVAPGPVATELFFAGKTEETIKRFADACPLGRLGEPKDIAGIVGFLSSDAGEWTNGQVIRVNGGVVV
- the LOC18600286 gene encoding short-chain type dehydrogenase/reductase — encoded protein: MASTTTSTNPLPLKDRVAIVTGSSRGMGRVIATHLAELGAKLVINYTSSSEQADRVATQINTRYPGDSPRAVTVKADVSDPAQVKLLFDSAEQAFGSEIHVLVNSAGVLDPKYPKIADTSLEDFDRIFSVNTRGAFLCAKEAANRLKRGGGGRIILLSSSMVAALRPGFGAYAASKAAIEAMIKIMAKELKGAGITANCVAPGPIATEMFFAGKSEEMVQRVIDECPHNRLGQSDDVAPVVGFSATDASDWVNGQIIRVNGGYV
- the LOC108660444 gene encoding short-chain type dehydrogenase/reductase-like isoform X3 → MHLDLMPEDDFVLHLVTIHCENIKSTFDELILFEPHFPVSATGLKFEKVQDATTSISHCRCLSRKPEAICSDVRQEAETAMEESSSSLSLKDRVAIVTGGSRGIGRAIAIHLHSLGARVALNYASNSTQADLLASELNASYTPEHPRAVAIKADVSDPEQVKPLFDRAEQEFGSKIHILVNCAGVMDQKYPTLANTTIEDWDTTFNINTKGSFLCCREAANRLTREGGGRIIMISTSLVGSLLPGYAAYVASKAAVEAMTKILAKELKGTRITANCVAPGPVATELFFAGKTEETIKRFADACPLGRLGEPKDIAGIVGFLSSDAGEWTNGQVIRVNGGVVV
- the LOC108660444 gene encoding short-chain type dehydrogenase/reductase-like isoform X1, encoding MHLDLMPEDDFVLHLVTIHCGENIKSTFDELILFEPHFPVSATGLKFEKVQDATTSISHCRCLSRKPEAICSDVRQEAETAMEESSSSLSLKDRVAIVTGGSRGIGRAIAIHLHSLGARVALNYASNSTQADLLASELNASYTPEHPRAVAIKADVSDPEQVKPLFDRAEQEFGSKIHILVNCAGVMDQKYPTLANTTIEDWDTTFNINTKGSFLCCREAANRLTREGGGRIIMISTSLVGSLLPGYAAYVASKAAVEAMTKILAKELKGTRITANCVAPGPVATELFFAGKTEETIKRFADACPLGRLGEPKDIAGIVGFLSSDAGEWTNGQVIRVNGGVVV